A region of the Romboutsia hominis genome:
CTTTTACTTCTTTTAGATGTTTTTTATAACATTTTAAGAACTCTTCTTCACCCATACTAGCTACAATATATCTTGTACGAGCTTTGTTTCTATTTTCATAGTTACCCTCAGCTATAAATAACTCTATCATAGCTTGTACATGGTATAAAACATCACTCTTTGGAACTAACTCATCATATTCCACTGCTTTTGCAGGATTCTTACCAATTCCACCTGCTATATAAAGCTTGAAAAATTCTTCTCCATTTTCTTTTACTGCTAAGAAACCTAAATCTTGTACAGTACAGTTAGCTGTATCTTCGCTACTATTTGAGAAAGATACTTTTAATTTTCTAGGTAACTTATATTTATATATGTCTTTCATTAAATATTCATTTACTTTTAAAGCATATTCTGTAACATCAAATGCTTCCCCTATTTCTACTCCTGATAATGGTGATAAGGCAACATTTCTAGGGAAGTTTCCTCCTCCACCTCTTGTATATATACCATGCTTTAATCCATCTTCCATTATGTCACAAACTTCATCTATTCCTAAGCCATGTAATTGTATAGCTTGACGAGTAGTTAAATGTACTTTATCTAGATTATATTTTTTAGCGCAATCATATATATATTTAAGCTTTTCTATATCAAGAACACCACTTGCTGTTCTAAGTCTTATCATAAATTCTTTACCACCACGATGAGCATATACACCCATTCCTCCTGATGCATGTTTGAATTCATTTACTGAAATTTCACCATTTACAAATTTATGACCTTTTTCCCTAAATTCAGGTATCTCATTTAATAATATATCTCTTAGCTCTTCCAATGTGTTTCCCTCCATTATAAAATAGGTTTTATTTAAATTGTAAATCTATGTAAGTACTTTGTAAACCCTAGCACCTATGCGATATTTTTATGGTTACTATATAATAATTTGATAGTTATTTTTATAACTATTGAATCATTATATATACATAACAAATTAATATAAGAACATGCTTTTGTTATATACTAATATTAATATTATGTAACTACAAAGAATATATATTCTAAAAAATAAAAAGTTTGATTCCCTAATGTAGACAACGACTTCATCCGTTAATTAAAGTGTCCTTTTAAAAATTTTAAACTTATTAATATATCTTGTATATGAATTTTCAATAGTCCTATATTTAATAAAAAATCTTTATATGTAAAAAAGGACTACCTTAGTAAGGTAGTCCTTTATATATCTTTTAATTTAAAATTTATTCAACTGTTACTGATTTAGCTAGATTTCTTGGCTTATCTACATCACAACCTCTTTCAACTGCAACGTAGTAAGATAATAATTGAAGTGGTAAAACTGTTAATATACTTGATAATATATCATCCACATTTGGTATATATATTACCTTATCAGCAGCTTTTTCAACTTCTTTATTCTTTTCTTGAGCTATTGCTATAACATAAGCTCCTCTAGCTCTAACTTCTTCCATATTAGATACCATTTTTTCAAATAGTTCTTCTTGAGTAGCTATAGCTATTACTGGAGTTCCTTTTTCTATTAAAGCTATTGTACCATGCTTTAACTCTCCAGCAGCAAATGCTTCAGCATGTATATAAGATATTTCTTTTATCTTTAATGCACCTTCCATAGCTAAGTTATAATCTAATCCTCTACCTAAGTAGAAAGCACTACTTGCTTCTCTTAATGTTTTAGCTACATCTTCTTTTATATAAGTTTCTTGTTCTAATGCTTTTGAAACTTTTTCTGGCATTTCTTTTAATTTTTCTATCATTTCATTGTAGAACTCTTTTGTTATAGTTCCTTTCTTTATAGCAAAGTCTAATGCTATCATGTAGAATGAAACTAATTGAGTTGTGTATGCCTTAGTTGATGCAACAGATATTTCTGGACCTGCCCATGTATAGAACACATCATCTGATTCTCTAGCTATAGAAGAACCAACAACGTTAGTTACTGATAATATTCTAGCTCCTCTTTCTTTAGCATATCTTAATGATGCTAAAGTGTCAGCAGTTTCTCCAGATTGACTTACTAATATTAATAAAGTATTTTCGTCAACAAATGGATCTCTATATCTAAATTCAGATGCTATATCAGTTATTACTGGTATCTTTGCAAACTTTTCTATAGCAAACTTTCCTACAAGACCTGCATGATATGCTGTACCACATGCAACTATATAAACTTTATTTATTTTGTCTAAGTCTTCCTTAGTCATTTTTATATCATCTAATTGGATTTCTCCATTTTCATTTAATCTTCTTATTAATGTTTCTTTAACTCCGTTTGGTTGTTCGTATATTTCTTTTAACATGAAATGCTCATATCCACCTTTAGATGCAGCTTCAACATCCCAAGTTATTTCTGTAACTTCTTTTTTAACTTCTTCTCTATTTTCATTTAATACTGTTAATTTATCTCCAACTATATGAACAAACTCTCCATTTTCTAAGAAGTATACATTTCTAGTATACTTTAGTATTGCAGGTATATCTGATGCTATAAAGTTTTCACCTTCACCAAGACCTACTACTAATGGGCTATCTTTTCTTACTGCAACTAATTCACTGTTATTATCTTTACATATAACACCTAATGCATATGCTCCTCTTAATCTTTCAGTTGCCTTATAAACAGCATCTAATAGGTTTCCTTCGTAGTATTTATCTACTAAGTGAGCTACTACTTCTGTGTCTGTTTGAGATAAGAATACTACACCTTCTGCTTGTAATTCTTCCTTTAATTCCATGTAGTTTTCTATTATACCATTGTGAACTACTGCTATTGTCTTATCCATATTGAAATGAGGATGTGAGTTTACATCTGATGGTTCTCCATGAGTTGCCCATCTAGTATGTCCTATTCCTAATCCACCTTCTATAGGATTTTTTTCTAAATCTTCAGCAAGTATTGCTAACCTTCCCTTGAACTTTCTTATTTCTAATTCATTTCCAGTGTTTACTGCAACACCAGCCGAGTCATATCCTCTATACTCTAATTTTGAAAGTCCTTCTACTAATACTTCTGTTGCTTGTCTGTGTCCTAAATATCCAACTATTCCACACATATTAAAATTCCTCCTAAAAATATTTTTTGTTTTATATATTTTAAGAGTTAGGTCATATTTACTTAAGTTTTCCCTTTGTCCAAAGAATTACTCCCTTGTTTTAAAGAAACTTTTACGATGGTAAATTCACCGCAGAGCATCCGCCGATAATTCGATAAACTCTGTCCTCGTCAACTTAGAAATTTTATAAAGTATTTCTTATAGCTAAGTTCTGGCGCTTTATAAAGTGAATACTAAGAAATATCTTAGCAATTCACCCTTTTAACTTTTACGCTTGGGTAATACTAGGCCTTAGCATTCACTTTTTAAATTACGATAGTTTTTCTTGTATAAGGTTAGCTAAATTTGTAGCTAATTCTTTTATTTGACCTTCCTCTTTACCCTCTAACATAACTCTTACTAATGGTTCTGTTCCTGATGGTCTTATTAATACCCTTCCACATCCATCTAGTAATTTTTCTATTCTTTCTATTTCACTCTTTATTTCTGGGTATTCCATGTATCTATTTTTATTTTCATTCTTTATTCTAGCATTAACTAACACTTGTGGATATTGAGTCATCACTGCTGCTAATTCTGATAACTTCTTACCTTCTTCTAATACTATTTGGGCTAATACTAATGAACTTAATACTCCATCTCCTGTAGTATTATAGTCTAAGAATATCATGTGCCCTGATTGCTCTCCACCTAAGTTATATCCAGTGTTTTTCATTTCTTCAAGTACATATCTATCTCCTACAGCAGTAGTAGCTAGATTTATTCCATGTTCCTTAGCTGCTATAGTAAGTCCTATATTACTCATCACTGTAACTACTAATGTATCCTTTGCTAACTTACCTTTATTCTTTAAGTGTATTGCACTTAATATCATTATATGGTCGCCATCTACAATGTTTCCATTTTCATCAACAGCTATTAATCTATCTGCATCACCATCATATGCAAGACCTAAGTCAGCATTATTCTCTACAACAGCTTTTTGTAATCCCTCTGGATGTGTTGAACCACATTTATCATTTATATTATTTCCATTTGGTTGACTATTTATTGTTACAACGCTTGCACCTAATTCTTTAAATATTATTGGTGCAACATTATAAGATGCTCCATTAGCACAGTCTAACACAACTTTTAATCCTTTAAAATCTACTTTTACTATAGATTTTAAGTAATCTATATAATCTCTCTGTGAATCATGTACATATACCTTTCTTCCAACATTTTCTCCTACTGGAAGATAATCAACCTTTTCTATATTGTCTATATAATTTTCTATTTCTAATTCTACAGAATCATCTAATTTATATCCATCTTTATTGAAGAACTTTATACCATTGTACTCAACTGGATTGTGAGATGCTGATATAACAACACCACAATCAGCTTCATATTTTCTAGTTAGGTATGCAACTGCTGGTGTTGGAACTACCCCAACTGTCATTACATCACATCCAACAGACATAAGTCCTGCTATTAAAGATGCTTCTAACATATCTCCTGATACTCTTGTGTCTTTTCCAACTACTACTTTAACTTTTTCTTTTCCTTGAGCTAGTACATATCCTCCAGCTCTACCTAATCTGTATGCTAAATCGCAAGTAAGTTCTGTATTTGCTACACCTCTTACTCCGTCTGTTCCAAAATACTTTCTCATAAAAAATCTCCTTTCGTGAAGAAAAGCTCGTCAATTATAATATATTATTATACACATTTAAGTGTTCTTAATTCCAAGTTTATTCCATAAAGACATTTTAATACATATATAAAAAAAGGACAATAGAATTCTTTCTATTGTCCCCTTTTTTGTAACTTTTTATATTATTTTATAGAACTAGATCCTTTTTGTAAAGCTTCCTTATTTAATGGAACGAATTTTTCTTTACTTGGTCCAAATACTTTCTTGAATGCTTCTAAAACTGAGTCTACCTCTACTGTTGGTTCAGTTTTTAAATAAGCACCTAACATTACCATGTTAGCAACTCTAGGGTTTCCTAACTCTAAAGCTATATCATTAGCTGGTATATAGTAAACATCAACATCATCTCTTTCTACTTTTCTTTCTATAAGAGAACTGTTAACTAATATTTTTCCACCTGGCTTAACTTCACTTTCAAACTTATCAAGTGATGGTAAGTTCATTACTATTGCACAAGTTGCATCTCCTGCTATAACTGGAGAACCAACTGGCTTATTAGATACAGTTACTGAACAGTTAGCTGTACCTCCACGCATCTCTGGTCCATAAGATGGTAACCAAGAAACTTCTTTACCTTCTAGCATACCTGCATATGTAAGTAATTGTCCCATAGACATTACCCCTTGACCACCAAATCCTGCACATATTACTCTAGCTGTAGACATATTACTTCACCTCCTCAGCGATTTCAACATCTTTTATATTGCCTATTGGATAGTATGGCATCATATTATCTCTTAACCATTGTAATGCATCATTTGGATTTAATCCCCAGTTAGTTGGACATGTAGATAAAACTTCTACTATACCAAATCCAAGTCCTGCTTGTTGTACTTCGAATGCTTTCTTTATAGCTTTTTTAGCTTTTCTAACATTAGCAGGAGTATCTACAGAAACTCTTTCTACAAACACTGCACCTGGTAATGTAGCTAGCATTTCACTCATTCTTATTGGGAATCCTTGCTTATCTATTTGTCTACCATATGGAGCTGTTGTAGCTTTTTGTCCAACTAATGTAGTTGGAGCCATTTGCCCACCAGTCATTCCATATATAGCATTATTTACGAATATTGTAGTGAATTTTTCACCTCTAGCTGCTGCATGAACTATTTCAGCTGTACCTATAGATGCTAAGTCTCCATCTCCTTGGTATGTAAATACTGTCTTATCTGGATGAACTCTCTTTATTCCAGTAGCTGCTGCTGGAGCTCTACCATGAGATGCTTCTTGCATATCACAATTAAAATAGTTGTATGCTAAAACTGAACATCCAACTGGAGCTACACCTATAGTGTCTCCTAATACATCTAACTCTTCTAATACTTCTCCTACTAATCTGTGGATTATACCATGAGTACATCCTGGGCAGTAGTGTGTTTGAGCATCTGTTAATCCCTTAGTTTTCTTAAATACAACTGACATTATCTAGCACCTCCTACAGCTAATTCACTTTCCATTACTTCTTTTGCTTTATTAGCTATACTTTCTGGATCAGGTATCATTCCTCCTGCTCTTCCGTAGAAGTGTACAGGTAATCTTCCTTCAACAGCTAATCTTACATCCTCTACCATTTGCCCCATACTCATTTCAACAGTTAATAAGCTTTTAGCTTCTGGTATTTGATTGAATGCTTCAAATGGGAATGGCCATAAAGTCTTAGGTCTTATTAAACCAGCTTTGATTCCTTCTTCTCTTAACATATCTATAGAATTTTTAACTATTCTTGCTGTAGTACCATAAGCTACAAATACTAATTCAGCATCTTCAGTCTTATACATTTCATAATCAACTTCATTTTTTTCTATTTCTCTGTACTTAGCTTCTAGCTTTATACAGTGTTTTTCTAGTTCATCTGGTTGTAAGTATAAAGAATTTATTATATTAGGCTTTCTTTCTCCTTTAGTTCCTACTGTAGCCCAATCTTTAGGTTTTAATTCTCTAGTTTTAGGAGCTTTAAATTCTACTGGCTCCATCATTTGTCCTATCATACCATCTGCAACTACCATAACTGGAGTTCTATAGTAATCAGCAACATTGAAAGCTTCCATTATCATATCAACAGCTTCTTGAACTGTAGCTGGAGCATAAACTGGAGTTCTATAATCTCCATTTCCTCCACCTCTTGTAGACATAAAGTAGTCAGATTGAGAAGGTTGTATTCCTCCAAGTCCTGGACCACCTCTCATTACGTTAACTACAACACATGGTAATTCAGCACCTGCTGCATAAGTTATACCTTCTTGTTTTAAAGCTATTCCTGGTGAAGATGAAGAAGTCATAACTCTAGCTCCTGCTCCTGCTCCACCATATATCATGTTTATAGCAGAAACTTCTGATTCAGCTTGAACAAATACTCCTCCAACATTAGGTAGTTCTTTAGACATATATTCTGGTAACTCATTTTGTGGTGTTATTGGATAACCGAAGAAATATTTACATCCAGCTTCTATAGCTGCTTTCCCAAATGCTTCGTTACCCTTCATAAGTATCTTAGCCATTTACAAATCCCCCTTATATTTTAATTAGTCTCTCTCAACTGTTATAACTGCATCTGGACACATAGTCGCACAGTTTGAACAACCTATACATTTATCCATTTCTACTACTGTAGCTGGATTGTATCCCTTTTTGTTGATTTTGTTATTATCAATTACTACTATTTGCTTTGGACATGCAGCTACACATAATGCACATCCTTTACAAAGGTCTTGATTGAAAGTTACAGTTCCCTTAGCCATATTCCTTTGTCCCCCTTAGAAAAATTTATAATTATTTTACTAATAAACTACATCCAAGCTTCTCTCATATAAAGCTTGATAGGGAAAATTTCTCCCTCTAAACCTTCTGGAAGTTGTGGAACTAATTCTTCTAAACATACTATATATTTAACTGGTATATCATACTGTCTAGACACTTGCTCAACTAATTTTTGACCTTTTAAAACATCATCAATTGTAGTTGACCTTACTAAATGTGTATTGTTTACTAGCCCAGTAACCTTAAGACCAGAAGATTTCTCAATTGCTCTTATATGACCTATTACATCTTCTACTGACTGAGTATATTCTCTATTAGCGTTTACTACGCAAAACATATCGTAGTCAGCTTTTTCTATTAATTCGTGGAATCTACCTACCACTCTAGCTCCTACGTTGTCCCCTCCTACATCCATAACATAACTATAAGAACTATCTGTTATTGGTGACATTATTTGAGGAGATATAGCTGGTAAATCTAAAGTTGGTGCGTCTATTGAACTATATATAGGAAGGATATCTAAAGAATTTAACAAATCCTTTTTTTCCCTTGTTCTAAAATAAACATTTACTACATCTAAATCTGATAAGGCAACTTTACCTTCTACCTCATTTCTTAATTTGGTAACATAGTTCATAGCAAACTCACTTTTACCACTACCATAGTGTCCTATTATAATTCTTATCCTCTTATCATCTATTATCATTAGTTACCACCTATTAAGTCAATTTTGTATTTATATTAAATTTATATCATTAACTATATTGAACTTCATATCCATAATTTTTTGGTTCTTCTTCTTTATTTAATACTCTAAGTCCACCTTGAGCTAATGCTATCATTTCATCTTCACCTGGGTAAACTTTTACATCAGATATAAAATTAACTCTCTCTTTAATCATTCCTGTAAACATCTTAGAGTAAGCTATTCCACCAGTTAAAAGGATTGCATCTACATTACCTTTTAATACTGATGCACAAGAACCTATTTCTTTACTTACTTGGTAAGCCATAGCTTCATATACTAATTTAGCTTTTTCATCACCAACTTCTATTCTAGATTCAACTTCTCTACCATCATTAGTATTTAAGTATCCTACTAGACCACCATTTCCTTTTATCTTTTTCTTTATTTCATCTTGAGTGTATTTTCCACTAAAGCACATCTTCACTAAGTCTCCGACCGGTAATCCACCACTTCTCTCTGGTGAAAATGGCCCTTCTCCATCTAAAGCATTGGCAACATCTATTACTTTACCTTTTTCATGTGCTCCAACAGATATTCCTCCACCCATATGTGCTACTATAAAGTTACAGTCAAAATACTCTTTTTCTAATTCTTTAGCTGCTCTTCTAGCAGTAGCCTTTTGGTTTAAAGCATGGAATATACTCTTTCTATCTATATCTTCACTCCCTGATATTCTAGCTACATCATCCATTTCATCTACAACTACTGGATCAACTATGTAAGATGGTACATTTACTGTATCTCCTATTTCTTTTGCTATAATTCCGCCTAGATTTGATGCATGTTCCCCTAATACACCAACCTTTAAGTCATCAATCATAGCTTCATTAACAATATAAGTTCCACCTTCTATAGGCTTAAGAAGTCCACCTCTACCTACTACTGCATCTAAATCAGATGTTTTTATTCCACCTTCTGTTAATGCATCTTCAATCACTGTTTTTCTAAACTCAAACTGATCTGAAATCTTCTCATACTTGCCTATTTCTTCAGAAGAATGTCTTAAAGTTTTTTCAAAGACTAAATCCTCATTATCAAATACTGCAATCTTCGTTGATGTTGAACCAGGATTTATAGTTAATATTTTGAATACCTTATTCAATTGTGTTACCCCCTTAATAAACTAGGCTTTAGCTGCCATTAATACCCCTAATGCTATAGAATTTAGTTTAGTTTCTTCATTGTCTGCTCTTGATGTTAATATAATAGGCGCTTTAGCCCCTACTATCACACCTGCATTTTTAGATTTTGAGAAAAATACTAATGATTTATATAATATATTTCCAGCTTCTATATCTGGAGCTAATAATATATCTGCTTTACCTGCTACTGGATGATTTATTCCCTTATGATTTGCGGCTTCTATTGATACAGCATTGTCTAATGCAAATGGACCTCCTACTATGCATCCTTTTATTTCGCCTTTTTCACACATTTCTTCTAATTCTTTGGCATCTATTGTATCTTGCATTTTAGGATTTACTTTTTCTTTAGCACATAATGCTGCTACTTTTGGTGTGTTGATATCGAGTGCATGAGCTACCGTGCATGAATTTTCTATGATTTGTTTTTTGATATTTACATCTGGTGATAAGTTCATAGCTGCATCAGTTATAAAGAATAATCTATCATAACCTTCTACATCAAATACAGCTACATGGCTTAGTACATTCCCTGTTCTTAAACCAACCTCTTTATTTAATACAGCCTTTAGAATTATAGATGTATCTACTAAGCCTTTCATTACCATATCAGCTTTTCCTTGAGATACTAATTCTACTGCTTTTAATGACGCTTCTGATAAATCTTTTATATCTTTTAGTTCATAGTTATTAAGGTCTATACCTACATCATTTGCTATTTCTCTCGTTTTTTCTATATCCCCTACTAATATAGCCTTTGCTATCCCTTCTTTTCTCGCCATTTCTACTGCCATTAATACCTCTTTATCTTGGCAACATGCTACAGAGATAATTTTAGGACCTCTTTCCTTAGCGAATTTTATTACTTCTGTAAAGTTTTTCATCTAATCCACCCCATTTTGTATGCAATAAATATAGATTGGTACGTTTAGCTTTTAATAAACATCTCTATCCCCTTAATTCTGTTAATTTTTAAGCTAATTACTAATTTGTCTCATACCTATATTATATATATTCTACCAACGTTTTCCCACTATATTTATAATTTTTAAATTTTCAGAATTATTTCACTTTTATATAATGTCAATTATCCTTTTAAAAAATCTTCAATATATATCATTATGTATAATTATACCTTTAATAATTATAATCCTTTATAATTGACAGATTTTTAATTATTTTTTTATTTGCTGATATGTTAGTAAACTATTTTAGTAAATCTAAGAGCCATATTATTTCATATTAATTAAAAAAGACATAAGAAAAATACTATATTTTCTTATGTCTTTATATTATTATATCTCACTTGGATCTATAACTATTTTATTAAATTTATAACTAGAATCATATTCTATCTTATATTTTTGATTTTCATTTGGCTTAGATAAATCTATGTATAGTTTTATATCTGATTTTTCTAAGTTTTCTATTGTGCTAGGATAATCAACAGTAACCCTTACAGATTCTGGAATATCGATATCTGATGTATTCTTACCATCTGAATTTCTTAATTCTATTTCATCTTTGCTATAAGTAAATTCCTTCTGTAATGATTTATCGCCATTAAGCTTTATAGTAATATATTTTGTATCTGATGATATACCTTTTGGAATATTTAACTCTACATCCTTAGGAAATCCAGATGTTATATCATCTAAATTAACCTCTTTAGT
Encoded here:
- a CDS encoding 2-oxoacid:acceptor oxidoreductase family protein, with the translated sequence MSTARVICAGFGGQGVMSMGQLLTYAGMLEGKEVSWLPSYGPEMRGGTANCSVTVSNKPVGSPVIAGDATCAIVMNLPSLDKFESEVKPGGKILVNSSLIERKVERDDVDVYYIPANDIALELGNPRVANMVMLGAYLKTEPTVEVDSVLEAFKKVFGPSKEKFVPLNKEALQKGSSSIK
- the glmS gene encoding glutamine--fructose-6-phosphate transaminase (isomerizing), whose product is MCGIVGYLGHRQATEVLVEGLSKLEYRGYDSAGVAVNTGNELEIRKFKGRLAILAEDLEKNPIEGGLGIGHTRWATHGEPSDVNSHPHFNMDKTIAVVHNGIIENYMELKEELQAEGVVFLSQTDTEVVAHLVDKYYEGNLLDAVYKATERLRGAYALGVICKDNNSELVAVRKDSPLVVGLGEGENFIASDIPAILKYTRNVYFLENGEFVHIVGDKLTVLNENREEVKKEVTEITWDVEAASKGGYEHFMLKEIYEQPNGVKETLIRRLNENGEIQLDDIKMTKEDLDKINKVYIVACGTAYHAGLVGKFAIEKFAKIPVITDIASEFRYRDPFVDENTLLILVSQSGETADTLASLRYAKERGARILSVTNVVGSSIARESDDVFYTWAGPEISVASTKAYTTQLVSFYMIALDFAIKKGTITKEFYNEMIEKLKEMPEKVSKALEQETYIKEDVAKTLREASSAFYLGRGLDYNLAMEGALKIKEISYIHAEAFAAGELKHGTIALIEKGTPVIAIATQEELFEKMVSNMEEVRARGAYVIAIAQEKNKEVEKAADKVIYIPNVDDILSSILTVLPLQLLSYYVAVERGCDVDKPRNLAKSVTVE
- a CDS encoding nitrite/sulfite reductase, whose amino-acid sequence is MEELRDILLNEIPEFREKGHKFVNGEISVNEFKHASGGMGVYAHRGGKEFMIRLRTASGVLDIEKLKYIYDCAKKYNLDKVHLTTRQAIQLHGLGIDEVCDIMEDGLKHGIYTRGGGGNFPRNVALSPLSGVEIGEAFDVTEYALKVNEYLMKDIYKYKLPRKLKVSFSNSSEDTANCTVQDLGFLAVKENGEEFFKLYIAGGIGKNPAKAVEYDELVPKSDVLYHVQAMIELFIAEGNYENRNKARTRYIVASMGEEEFLKCYKKHLKEVKERENLDLNIENKTCKKKGSKIDLQDIRLIPQKQEGLYSVYLHPIGGQLKLTDLEALINALESIEDLEIRLSMSEGVYFRNLNGEEAKNILELTKTMGGNTPIEQTSCCIGVPTCQIGIGESQGLLHSILDYFKKKNYTTNKLPRIHISGCTSSCGTHQIGIIGFGGKKKKIDGELKEAFTLYVGGVAKKDNVKLGEVYGDIASDKIPEFLYNLGLLLDEKNINFEEYLGSNVEEFKEFANKYIA
- a CDS encoding thiamine pyrophosphate-dependent enzyme, encoding MSVVFKKTKGLTDAQTHYCPGCTHGIIHRLVGEVLEELDVLGDTIGVAPVGCSVLAYNYFNCDMQEASHGRAPAAATGIKRVHPDKTVFTYQGDGDLASIGTAEIVHAAARGEKFTTIFVNNAIYGMTGGQMAPTTLVGQKATTAPYGRQIDKQGFPIRMSEMLATLPGAVFVERVSVDTPANVRKAKKAIKKAFEVQQAGLGFGIVEVLSTCPTNWGLNPNDALQWLRDNMMPYYPIGNIKDVEIAEEVK
- a CDS encoding ATP-binding protein, producing MIIDDKRIRIIIGHYGSGKSEFAMNYVTKLRNEVEGKVALSDLDVVNVYFRTREKKDLLNSLDILPIYSSIDAPTLDLPAISPQIMSPITDSSYSYVMDVGGDNVGARVVGRFHELIEKADYDMFCVVNANREYTQSVEDVIGHIRAIEKSSGLKVTGLVNNTHLVRSTTIDDVLKGQKLVEQVSRQYDIPVKYIVCLEELVPQLPEGLEGEIFPIKLYMREAWM
- a CDS encoding 3-methyl-2-oxobutanoate dehydrogenase subunit VorB, whose translation is MAKILMKGNEAFGKAAIEAGCKYFFGYPITPQNELPEYMSKELPNVGGVFVQAESEVSAINMIYGGAGAGARVMTSSSSPGIALKQEGITYAAGAELPCVVVNVMRGGPGLGGIQPSQSDYFMSTRGGGNGDYRTPVYAPATVQEAVDMIMEAFNVADYYRTPVMVVADGMIGQMMEPVEFKAPKTRELKPKDWATVGTKGERKPNIINSLYLQPDELEKHCIKLEAKYREIEKNEVDYEMYKTEDAELVFVAYGTTARIVKNSIDMLREEGIKAGLIRPKTLWPFPFEAFNQIPEAKSLLTVEMSMGQMVEDVRLAVEGRLPVHFYGRAGGMIPDPESIANKAKEVMESELAVGGAR
- the glmM gene encoding phosphoglucosamine mutase encodes the protein MRKYFGTDGVRGVANTELTCDLAYRLGRAGGYVLAQGKEKVKVVVGKDTRVSGDMLEASLIAGLMSVGCDVMTVGVVPTPAVAYLTRKYEADCGVVISASHNPVEYNGIKFFNKDGYKLDDSVELEIENYIDNIEKVDYLPVGENVGRKVYVHDSQRDYIDYLKSIVKVDFKGLKVVLDCANGASYNVAPIIFKELGASVVTINSQPNGNNINDKCGSTHPEGLQKAVVENNADLGLAYDGDADRLIAVDENGNIVDGDHIMILSAIHLKNKGKLAKDTLVVTVMSNIGLTIAAKEHGINLATTAVGDRYVLEEMKNTGYNLGGEQSGHMIFLDYNTTGDGVLSSLVLAQIVLEEGKKLSELAAVMTQYPQVLVNARIKNENKNRYMEYPEIKSEIERIEKLLDGCGRVLIRPSGTEPLVRVMLEGKEEGQIKELATNLANLIQEKLS
- a CDS encoding 4Fe-4S binding protein; the encoded protein is MAKGTVTFNQDLCKGCALCVAACPKQIVVIDNNKINKKGYNPATVVEMDKCIGCSNCATMCPDAVITVERD
- the buk gene encoding butyrate kinase; the protein is MNKVFKILTINPGSTSTKIAVFDNEDLVFEKTLRHSSEEIGKYEKISDQFEFRKTVIEDALTEGGIKTSDLDAVVGRGGLLKPIEGGTYIVNEAMIDDLKVGVLGEHASNLGGIIAKEIGDTVNVPSYIVDPVVVDEMDDVARISGSEDIDRKSIFHALNQKATARRAAKELEKEYFDCNFIVAHMGGGISVGAHEKGKVIDVANALDGEGPFSPERSGGLPVGDLVKMCFSGKYTQDEIKKKIKGNGGLVGYLNTNDGREVESRIEVGDEKAKLVYEAMAYQVSKEIGSCASVLKGNVDAILLTGGIAYSKMFTGMIKERVNFISDVKVYPGEDEMIALAQGGLRVLNKEEEPKNYGYEVQYS
- the ptb gene encoding phosphate butyryltransferase translates to MKNFTEVIKFAKERGPKIISVACCQDKEVLMAVEMARKEGIAKAILVGDIEKTREIANDVGIDLNNYELKDIKDLSEASLKAVELVSQGKADMVMKGLVDTSIILKAVLNKEVGLRTGNVLSHVAVFDVEGYDRLFFITDAAMNLSPDVNIKKQIIENSCTVAHALDINTPKVAALCAKEKVNPKMQDTIDAKELEEMCEKGEIKGCIVGGPFALDNAVSIEAANHKGINHPVAGKADILLAPDIEAGNILYKSLVFFSKSKNAGVIVGAKAPIILTSRADNEETKLNSIALGVLMAAKA